The following coding sequences are from one Shewanella putrefaciens window:
- a CDS encoding FliI/YscN family ATPase — protein MRPILEADFFQDDWPRVPVARVYGRLIRVNGLLLEAVGCQLGMGDRCQIEGRHGRLIEAEVVGFHRDVLCLMPIEPTQGLMPGARVLPITHEQTIAIGDGLLGRVLDGLGQPLDLFGDLTDVSQVQQSHTSYNPLLRQPIRQPLDVGIRAINSLLPIGRGQRLGLFAGSGVGKSVLLGMMTRFTDADVVVVGLIGERGREVREFIEETLGEEGRKRAVIIAAPADTTPLMRLRAMRLSHSIACAFRDQGKQVLLLVDSLTRYAQAQREIALSLGEPPATKGYPPSAFAQLPRLVEMAGNGEHPTGTLTAFYTVLVEGDDQQDPVADAARAILDGHIVLSRKLAEQGHFPAIDINASVSRLAMQIATASSIEQSQIFRHILSRYNEVRDLLPLGGYQAGQDPEMDLAVRVYPEMAKFLRQTTQTKINLAESLVQLEQLMGVMGYEPASSL, from the coding sequence ATGAGGCCGATATTGGAGGCTGATTTTTTCCAAGACGATTGGCCACGGGTACCGGTTGCTCGAGTTTATGGACGTCTTATCCGAGTCAATGGTTTATTGCTGGAAGCCGTTGGTTGTCAGCTTGGCATGGGCGATCGTTGTCAGATAGAAGGACGTCATGGTCGTTTAATTGAGGCTGAGGTCGTTGGTTTTCACCGAGATGTACTTTGCCTTATGCCTATCGAACCTACTCAGGGGTTGATGCCGGGGGCGAGAGTATTGCCTATTACCCATGAGCAAACGATTGCGATTGGTGATGGATTACTCGGCAGGGTGCTTGATGGGCTCGGCCAGCCACTCGATTTGTTCGGCGATCTCACCGATGTTTCACAGGTTCAGCAATCACATACCAGCTATAACCCATTATTACGACAACCTATCAGGCAACCGCTTGACGTTGGGATCCGTGCCATCAATAGCTTACTGCCTATAGGTAGAGGGCAACGACTGGGGTTATTTGCGGGCTCTGGTGTAGGTAAAAGTGTATTACTCGGCATGATGACGCGTTTTACCGATGCGGATGTTGTGGTGGTGGGTTTAATTGGTGAGCGTGGCCGTGAGGTGCGTGAGTTTATTGAGGAAACGCTCGGCGAAGAGGGTCGTAAGCGCGCGGTGATTATTGCAGCACCTGCAGATACTACCCCACTCATGCGCTTGCGTGCTATGCGCTTATCCCATTCTATTGCCTGTGCCTTTCGGGATCAGGGCAAGCAAGTGTTGTTATTGGTTGATTCATTGACGCGTTATGCACAGGCACAGCGTGAAATCGCCCTGAGTTTAGGCGAGCCGCCAGCAACAAAAGGTTATCCTCCATCGGCGTTTGCACAGTTACCCAGATTAGTTGAAATGGCGGGAAATGGTGAGCATCCAACGGGCACTCTGACGGCTTTTTATACCGTTCTAGTGGAAGGGGATGATCAGCAGGATCCGGTTGCTGATGCTGCACGGGCTATTTTAGATGGTCATATCGTACTGAGCCGTAAACTTGCAGAACAAGGGCATTTTCCTGCCATTGATATTAATGCCTCGGTTAGCCGTCTTGCGATGCAGATAGCTACGGCGAGCAGTATCGAGCAGAGTCAGATATTTAGGCATATTCTAAGCCGTTATAATGAAGTGAGAGATTTATTGCCTTTAGGAGGGTATCAAGCGGGCCAAGATCCTGAAATGGATCTGGCAGTACGTGTATACCCAGAGATGGCAAAATTTTTACGTCAAACCACGCAAACTAAAATCAATCTCGCCGAGAGTTTAGTGCAGTTAGAGCAATTGATGGGAGTCATGGGATATGAGCCAGCGTCATCTCTCTAA
- the fliH gene encoding flagellar assembly protein FliH: protein MENKHSRWRLNPNLARRYRFPALHDAVDSSDTGSDFQSYQQAFDEGYEEGVLQGKNAGYEAGIEEGRIAGHAAGFHQGKLEGVAAGKTSINEQLNSLLVPLGALRELLEDGHAKQVREQQNLILDLVRRVSQQVIRCELTLQPQQILKLVEETLSALPDDQSDMKIHLEPNAVIKLKELAEDKIRGWNLIADSNISAGSCRIVSNKSDADASVETRLDTCMKLVEAKLHEADIGG from the coding sequence ATGGAAAACAAGCATTCACGTTGGCGTCTAAATCCGAATCTTGCACGTCGCTATCGTTTCCCAGCGTTGCATGATGCTGTTGATTCCTCAGATACAGGTAGTGATTTTCAAAGCTATCAGCAGGCATTTGATGAGGGGTATGAGGAAGGCGTGCTCCAAGGCAAGAATGCGGGCTATGAGGCGGGGATAGAAGAGGGGCGCATTGCAGGACATGCGGCAGGTTTTCATCAAGGTAAACTGGAAGGTGTTGCCGCAGGTAAAACCTCTATTAATGAACAGCTTAATAGTCTGCTTGTGCCGCTTGGTGCCTTGCGGGAATTACTTGAAGATGGGCATGCTAAACAGGTACGTGAGCAACAAAACTTGATCCTTGATTTGGTCCGTCGGGTTTCACAGCAAGTGATACGCTGTGAGCTAACCCTTCAGCCACAACAGATCCTCAAACTCGTGGAAGAAACGCTGAGTGCCTTGCCCGATGATCAATCGGACATGAAGATCCATTTAGAGCCTAATGCTGTGATTAAATTAAAAGAACTGGCTGAGGATAAAATCCGCGGCTGGAATCTGATTGCAGATAGCAATATTTCGGCGGGCAGTTGTCGTATTGTCAGTAATAAATCCGATGCAGATGCCTCGGTTGAAACAAGACTTGATACCTGCATGAAGTTAGTTGAAGCCAAGTTACATGAGGCCGATATTGGAGGCTGA
- a CDS encoding flagellar motor switch protein FliG has product MDNYAQAAMLLLSMGEEGAARVMAHLDRNDVQHLSHKMARLSSITQQEAEAVLSRFFQRYKEQSGIARASRSYLQKTLDIALGDRLSKSLIDSIYGDEIKVLVKRLEWVDPQLLAREITHEHCQLQAVLLGLLPAESAAKILKMLPSDSQDEVLVRIAQLGELDRNVVDELRELVERCMLMAMEKSHTQVAGVKQVADILNRFEGDREQLMEMIKLHDKQMAIDVTDNMFDFIILGRQKQETLQTLLGQVPSETLSLALKGIDFELKDALLNALPKRMSSAIETQIEALGGVPVSRASGARKEIMELAKQLMQEGEIELQLFEEQVVV; this is encoded by the coding sequence ATGGATAATTACGCCCAAGCAGCCATGTTATTGCTGAGTATGGGAGAAGAAGGTGCAGCTAGGGTGATGGCGCATTTAGACCGTAACGACGTACAGCACTTAAGCCACAAAATGGCGCGGTTATCCAGTATTACTCAGCAAGAAGCAGAAGCTGTTCTTAGTCGTTTTTTCCAGCGTTACAAAGAGCAATCGGGTATTGCAAGAGCCTCACGCTCCTATTTACAGAAGACACTCGACATTGCGCTCGGGGATAGACTGTCAAAAAGTTTAATTGACAGCATTTACGGTGATGAAATCAAAGTGCTAGTGAAGCGGCTTGAGTGGGTTGATCCTCAATTACTTGCACGGGAAATCACCCATGAACATTGTCAATTACAAGCGGTATTGTTAGGGCTTTTGCCCGCAGAGAGTGCAGCTAAGATATTGAAAATGTTACCGAGCGATAGCCAAGATGAGGTGCTTGTCCGTATTGCACAACTGGGTGAGTTGGATCGTAATGTTGTCGATGAATTACGTGAGCTTGTCGAGCGTTGTATGTTGATGGCAATGGAAAAAAGTCATACACAAGTGGCGGGTGTAAAACAGGTTGCAGATATACTCAATCGCTTTGAGGGCGATCGTGAACAGTTGATGGAAATGATTAAACTCCATGATAAACAAATGGCGATTGACGTCACCGATAACATGTTTGACTTCATTATTTTAGGTCGTCAAAAACAAGAGACATTACAAACCTTGCTAGGGCAAGTCCCCTCAGAAACTTTATCACTCGCATTAAAGGGTATTGATTTTGAATTAAAAGATGCCTTGCTCAATGCGCTACCTAAGCGGATGTCATCGGCGATTGAAACCCAAATAGAAGCATTAGGGGGTGTACCTGTTAGCCGAGCGAGCGGTGCACGAAAAGAGATCATGGAGCTTGCTAAACAATTGATGCAAGAGGGTGAAATTGAATTGCAGCTATTTGAAGAGCAGGTCGTTGTCTAA